Proteins from a single region of Trichoderma asperellum chromosome 3, complete sequence:
- a CDS encoding uncharacterized protein (EggNog:ENOG41) encodes MARRHIPVIRDYNMSREDSLSSDGFEELGPRSTLPNPRRLRYVVEGEVPDILYTLNHVGLNRRFLGRLRSSKPFQNVTTYEIRQDETDEGGEPIKKPVFEVVTTVCIEGRPDDHRRIAHPRRAPPQIDRPLTSAFDNIDYRSDGYYTDEEQYIDTVGSPVADAPFMIIYSEHLINALRAVVRYYPTVNLNGKTVHINAPYRILYHHRRELLEYRDKQPKEHSAEYVETTVKHIDTLLDFLDESLKDEITKEEELHKLETPMATFQYFWLLLKPGNVIYAKKYDIWTPLVISSVSVGNRHLSNPECYRINCWLLESNGTKVGRFMESYVVNPWPGEQAISTLSVVPEAFWKEDLAAQGGLTMREKLIEEGKLYWELLKRPTYMEYDGLLVNSGSGNRLPGGPTGFMNGRVICDASGFDKYFDNAPDWDGRRYPHPPRRRATQSIPNKDHLPQNLPRCGCAICTEGRPRENDGPYNGFEDIDPLCDTPPDNELFFYVLSKVIPGFILGTRRWGNLHVANLSPVKADKEAFKYLVLDDDIKMTVKALIGQYATGVDGQITPWGNDFIRNKGEGRIFLLHGAPGVGKTCTAECIAELTNRPLISLTSGDLSVDSFRVETNLSYFLELGQRYGALVLLDEADVYLERRRAKNISRNGLVSVFLRALEYYRGVLFLTTNRVRSFDTAFLSRIHVALHYKNLSDEDRERIWTHNFDRLNRDSHGRIRVAIAARQFIWSSQEVRALKWNGREIRNAMQTALALAESDSNEEGLPTITIGEKHVRAVVKMSKGFKDYIKSAMSLGSDEIDYDGDGDDDAVNGEDF; translated from the exons ATGGCTAGACGTCATATTCCTGTCATTCGGGACTACAATATGTCTCGTGAGGACAGTCTGAGTAGTGATGGTTTTGAGGAACTAGGGCCTCGCAGCACGCTGCCCAATCCGCGACGTCTTAGATATGTCGTCGAAGGCGAGGTTCCTGATATTTTGTATACCCTCAATCATGTTGGCCTCAATAGGCGTTTCCTTGGGC GCTTGCGAAGCTCCAAGCCGTTCCAGAATGTGACCACCTACGAAATCAGACAAGATGAAACCGATGAAGGTGGCGAACCTATCAAGAAGCCTGTCTTCGAGGTTGTCACCACTGTGTGCATTGAAGGCAGACCTGATGACCATAGACGCATAGCTCATCCTCGCCGAGCGCCCCCTCAGATAGATAGGCCTCTCACGTCTGCTTTTGATAACATCGATTACCGAAGCGACGGCTACTATACCGATGAAGAACAGTATATTGATACGGTTGGATCTCCTGTAGCCGATGCTCCTTTCATGATTATCTACTCGGAACATCTCATCAATGCTCTTAGAGCTGTCGTCAGATACTACCCGACCGTCAATCTCAACGGGAAAACAGTTCATATCAACGCACCCTATCGCATACTTTATCACCACCGCAGGGAGCTTCTCGAGTACCGTGATAAGCAGCCTAAAGAGCATAGTGCCGAATATGTTGAGACCACAGTCAAGCATATCGACACTCTTTTAGATTTCCTTGATGAAAGTCTCAAAGATGAGATtaccaaggaagaggagctcCACAAACTCGAGACTCCCATGGCTACTTTTCAGTATTTTTGGCTACTTCTCAAGCCTGGAAATGTCATCTATGCCAAGAAATACGACATCTGGACACCTTTGGTCATTAGCAGTGTTAGTGTTGGAAATCGTCACCTTAGCAATCCTGAATGTTACAGGATAAACTGTTGGCTGCTCGAGTCCAATGGCACCAAAGTTGGTCGCTTCATGGAGAGCTATGTTGTCAATCCATGGCCAGGTGAACAAGCAATTAGCACTTTGTCAGTGGTTCCTGAAGCGTTTTGGAAAGAAGACCTCGCTGCTCAAGGCGGCCTCACGATGCGTGAAAAACTAATCGAAGAAGGCAAGCTTTACTGGGAGCTCCTCAAGAGACCTACCTATATGGAATATGATGGCCTGCTTGTCAACTCTGGTTCCGGTAACAGACTGCCTGGTGGCCCAACTGGCTTTATGAATGGTCGTGTTATTTGTGATGCCTCTGGCTTTGACAAGTACTTTGATAACGCGCCAGACTGGGATGGAAGACGatatcctcatcctccccgCCGCCGTGCAACTCAGAGTATACCCAACAAAGATCACCTTCCTCAGAATTTGCCAAGATGCGGCTGCGCCATCTGCACTGAAGGTCGACCTCGGGAGAACGATGGTCCATACAATGGATTCGAAGACATTGATCCCCTGTGCGATACTCCTCCCGACAACGAACTTTTCTTCTATGTTCTCAGCAAGGTAATTCCCGGGTTCATTCTTGGCACTCGCCGTTGGGGGAATCTTCACGTTGCCAACCTCAGCCCCGTCAAAGCCGACAAAGAAGCTTTCAAGTATCTCGTCTTAGACGATGATATCAAGATGACCGTGAAAGCTCTCATTGGCCAATATGCAACTGGTGTCGACGGTCAAATCACTCCTTGGGGCAACGATTTCATCCGCAACAAGGGCGAGGGGCGCATTTTCCTCCTTCACGGCGCGCCTGGGGTTGGCAAGACTTGCACCGCCGAGTGCATTGCTGAGCTGACCAACCGCCCGCTTATTTCCCTCACCAGTGGTGACCTGAGCGTCGATTCATTCCGCGTCGAGACCAATCTCAGTTACTTCCTCGAATTGGGCCAGCGTTATGGAGCCCTTGTCCTACTTGACGAGGCCGACGTCTATCTCGAGCGCCGCCGCGCGAAGAATATCTCTCGAAACGGCCTCGTCTCCGTCTTCCTCCGCGCGCTGGAGTACTACCGCGGCGTCCTATTTCTCACCACCAACCGCGTCCGGTCTTTTGACACCGCCTTCCTCAGCCGAATTCACGTCGCGCTGCACTACAAGAACCTCAGCGATGAAGACCGCGAGCGCATCTGGACCCATAACTTCGACCGCCTGAACCGTGATTCCCACGGCAGGATTCGCGTCGCTATCGCGGCCCGTCAGTTTATCTGGTCGAGCCAGGAGGTCCGCGCGCTCAAGTGGAACGGACGAGAGATCCGCAACGCAATGCAGACAGCGCTGGCTTTGGCTGAGAGCGATTCCAACGAGGAAGGTTTGCCGACTATTACTATTGGAGAGAAGCACGTTCGTGCCGTGGTCAAGATGAGCAAGGGCTTCAAGGACTATATTAAGTCTGCGATGTCCCTAGGCTCCGATGAGATTGACtacgatggtgatggtgatgatgatgctgtcaATGGGGAGGACTTTTGA
- the VPS30 gene encoding Vacuolar protein-sorting-associated protein 30 (BUSCO:EOG092D2BH7), with protein MYCQKCRQPLRLDSSLDDLNPAAYDLLVSAASSSPVTKASAPQPSILQAQEQSRRSLYDKVSQNAGPPTFKRYRGSQPRDSTMSFIYLTESQVGHPLPPQQQQKERAVVPRSSTNGAPEDEPQSNKRDDIDKINRLFEILSARSDIDHPVCVDCTELLVEGLQKKLDSASKERDAYVQHLKDIQSNQPSEEDVKAWKEALKKAEKDKTAAMAELKKLEAEKDALDDEIWALEEESQQLNKEEEQFWRERNAFATKMAEFQAERDSINAKYNNDSQLLEKLQRSNVYNDTFCISHDGSFATINGLRLGRLSNKPVDWPEVNAAWGHALLLLVTVADKLGYKFQGYDPLPLGSTSKIIRYEMPNPASSRLGGRPMNAPPKKQVLELYSSGDMPLGLTFMHRKFDTAMVGFLELVRQLGVFVQQETESSGTPLTLPYKIEGDKIGDTSIKLGIAQDDGWTKACKLTLTCCKFLLAHASNVTSNARNGTQ; from the exons ATGTACTGCCAGAAGTGCCGCCAGCCGTTGAGGCTGGACAGCTCTCTTGACGACCTCAACCCGGCCGCTTATGACCTTCTAGTTT cagcagcatcgtcgtcgccagTTACGAAAGCCTCTGCCCCACAACCGTCGATTCTACAGGCCCAAGAGCAGTCACGAAGATCACTCTACGACAAAGTATCGCAGAATGCTGGCCCTCCAACCTTTAAGCGATACCGTGGCAGCCAGCCTCGAGATTCTACAATGTCGTTCATTTATCTTACCGAGTCGCAAGTTGGGCATCCGCTgcctcctcagcagcagcaaaaagaacgAGCTGTAGTCCCCCGGTCCAGTACAAACGGAGCCCCCGAAGACGAGCCTCAGTCAAATAAGAGAGACGATATAGATAAAATCAACCGGTTATTTGAGATTTTATCCGCCAGATCCGATATCGATCATCCCGTATGTGTGGACTGTACCGAGTTACTTGTAGAAGGTCTGCAAAAGAAGCTCGACTCAGCatcaaaagaaagagacgcATATGTCCAACATCTGAAAGATATTCAAAGTAATCAGCCAAGTGAGGAAGATGTCAAAGCTTGGAAGGAGGCCCTGAAAAAGGCAGAGAAAGATAAAACCGCCGCTATGGCAGAGTTGAAAAAGTTGGAGGCCGAGAAAGATGCTCTGGACGATGAGATATGGGCCTTGGAGGAAGAGTCGCAACAGTTAAATAAAGAGGAAGAACAATTCTGGAGGGAAAGAAATGCCTTTGCTACCAAAATGGCAGAATTTCAGGCCGAACGTGACAGCATCAACGCCAAGTATAACAACGACTCACAGCTGCTCGAGAAGCTCCAACGATCCAATGTCTACAACGATACATTTTGCATTAGCCATGACGGAAGTTTCGCTACTATCAATGGCCTGCGCCTTGGAAGGCTATCAAATAAGCCTGTGGACTGGCCAGAAGTCAATGCTGCTTGGGGCCATGCTCTGCTCCTGCTCGTGACGGTTGCCGACAAACTCGGTTATAAATTCCAAGGCTATGATCCGCTGCCTTTGGGTAGCACTTCCAAAATCATACGATATGAAATGCCCAACCCGGCATCCAGCAGGCTAGGTGGGCGGCCGATGAATGCGCCACCCAAGAAACAAGTCCTAGAACTATATAGTTCAGGAGACATGCCACTTGGACTCACGTTTATGCACCGCAAGTTCGATACTGCCATGGTCGGATTCCTCGAGCTAGTTCGCCAGCTGGGTGTCTTTGTTCAACAAGAAACAGAATCATCGGGCACGCCGTTAACCCTACCATACAAAATTGAGGGAGACAAGATAGGAGATACTAGCATAAAGCTTGGTATTGCGCAAGATGATGGGTGGACCAAAGCATGCAAGCTCACACTTACGTGCTGTAAGTTTCTGCTAGCCCATGCAAGCAATGTGACCTCGAATGCGAGAAATGGGACTCAGTGA
- a CDS encoding uncharacterized protein (EggNog:ENOG41) yields MEPPAKRRRMSQLLLDKENVDEDDDELALQPFEVEAKRDPDYKLSIERAYADQRFQATMAHIFDKYGRDFEGIGDEIDLVTGEIVVNNGHVRNMRDEGDVGDGLREYLGEEEDDEDEGVLLEDLFDDEEQFGDEDTTEQEGDATVSGKQIQNDIGTDDDDEDRIIQGHEAPRESHSTALVLGSMAANARGVSRTSLLPLPHKIPHGNLLDLEPTGQLPFVSSPLSFDRSPFATEPWSFSGQYSDPLWNQPDLFTVHQPKSQQLPIKASRYDFPAQSGQSSIWAPRSKFRDEENKPLQSVFAATFGKHLLAKRKKVLRHPLVLPPIKDVEDDDKREEEDEDEDEDAILTGKKTKEVESFGSIPVNLAKKSKGLYVNNQSSETGKELEEKGVEGGSSDSGYKSTQSTRKARKRKRRPDEDFVRNDALIRVAEPSRGALHVDDEILLSRVNQSHQKLSTGEQLDEADGLRRSGRMRKQVEFLNKISWADVLAEQRAEKEAAFSRNRCDGQLIEAEGAFEERPVLAAPEDDYVPDSAAEDEEGFEEDEEEEAEEGEEKGETRGQTNFHDGLAILREKETRQPDIHDEPRLPIPEAFPRKNADFSCLLSDDEAPTLLSKSRRSFSENTPKDVLPLREIQNIKTQTTVKAGSPASHKTKRLDYSHDENTKTKEAIKDASPIVNKSGMGSGGYLDIPSEDLSGVAPLPPSPTRFSSRITPEVSLDDKPQASYTSARKARSRQSAETRSSSPCARVIEDTPKVTTSKKQKKRQSTKLATTPIVIEDSSYETSDESYHVESSPIAKASIPVEPVLPPPSRRTTPPPEVVTRAFSQSPVKLSSMLPPNSPTKSPSKRTSSTHSELPSVDEAKTSNPVASLPSLSNPPQTPRHSNRHSFKVPSSRHSILSLLSDDEDEEVDELGRNLAATPRLLSSAAQTTAQKVWKSTSRTREVYHTPVKKRPAEPISPGSIIKTPGGTLRACGVDGYRCGRDFCFTCL; encoded by the coding sequence ATGGAACCACCGGCCAAAAGGCGCCGAATgagccagctgctgctggacaagGAAAAtgttgacgaagacgatgatgagctcGCCTTGCAGCCATTCGAAGTTGAAGCCAAACGAGATCCGGATTATAAATTATCCATCGAACGAGCCTATGCAGACCAGCGGTTCCAAGCCACCATGGCGCATATTTTCGACAAATATGGTCGTGACTTCGAAGGCATTGGGGATGAGATCGATCTTGTAACGGGCGAGATTGTCGTTAATAATGGGCATGTTCGCAATATGCGTGACGAAGGCGATGTTGGAGACGGCCTGAGAGAATATCtgggcgaagaagaggatgatgaagacgaaggagTTCTTCTGGAGGATCTATTTGATGACGAGGAACAATTTGGGGACGAGGACACAACAGAGCAAGAGGGGGATGCAACAGTCTCTGGGAAACAAATTCAAAATGACATTGGCacggacgacgacgacgaagatcgCATAATACAGGGCCACGAAGCACCTCGCGAATCGCATTCAACAGCCTTGGTCTTGGGATCAATGGCAGCAAATGCGAGGGGCGTTTCCAGAACTTCTTTACTCCCCTTGCCGCACAAGATTCCACATGGTAATCTTTTAGACTTAGAGCCTACTGGACAGCTACCCTTTGTCTCTTCGCCACTCTCTTTCGATCGTTCGCCGTTCGCCACGGAGCCATGGAGCTTTTCTGGCCAATATTCTGATCCTTTGTGGAACCAGCCCGATTTATTTACAGTCCACCAGCCGAAATCCCAGCAATTGCCGATTAAAGCAAGCCGATACGATTTTCCTGCGCAGAGCGGCCAAAGCTCGATCTGGGCGCCTCGGTCTAAATTtcgagatgaagagaataaGCCGCTTCAATCTGTATTTGCGGCTACATTTGGGAAACATTTACTcgccaagaggaagaaagttCTTCGGCATCCACTGGTACTACCACCTATCAAGGACgtagaagatgatgacaagagagaagaagaggatgaggatgaagatgaagatgcgatTCTAACAGggaagaagaccaaggaggTTGAAAGCTTTGGCAGTATTCCAGTGAATcttgccaagaagagcaaaggtTTATATGTCAATAATCAGTCTTCTGAGACAGGCAAAGAACTCGAAGAGAAAGGAGTGGAAGGGGGTTCGAGTGATAGCGGCTATAAGTCTACACAAAGCACTCGAAAGgccagaaagagaaagcgaAGACCGGATGAAGACTTTGTTAGAAATGACGCTCTGATCCGAGTTGCCGAACCTTCAAGGGGAGCTCTTCATGTAGATGATGAAATACTGTTATCAAGGGTCAATCAATCTCACCAAAAATTGTCGACGGGTGAGCAGCTTGATGAAGCTGATGGTCTAAGGCGCTCTGGACGCATGAGGAAGCAAGTGGAATTTTTGAATAAAATTTCCTGGGCCGATGTCTTGGCGGAGCAGAGAGCTGAAAAAGAAGCGGCATTTTCTCGGAATAGGTGTGACGGACAACTTATCGAAGCCGAGGGCGCTTTTGAAGAGCGGCCTGTCTTAGCTGCGCCGGAGGATGATTATGTTCCCgattctgctgctgaagatgaagaaggatttgaagaagacgaagaagaggaggcagaggagggagaagaaaaaggagaaacaagaggcCAGACAAACTTCCACGATGGTTTGGCGATACTACGCGAAAAGGAAACTCGTCAACCAGATATCCATGACGAGCCTCGTTTGCCAATACCGGAAGCATTTCCTCGCAAGAATGCAGATTTTTCATGCCTCCTCTCGGATGATGAAGCTCCTACCTTGCTGTCAAAATCAAGGAGGTCCTTTTCTGAGAATACGCCCAAAGATGTGCTCCCACTACGCGAAATTCAAAATATCAAGACTCAAACAACTGTGAAGGCCGGCTCGCCAGCAAGTCACAAAACTAAACGATTAGATTATTCTCACGACGAGAATACGAAGACAAAAGAGGCCATTAAAGATGCGTCTCCTATAGTCAATAAGAGTGGCATGGGGTCGGGCGGATACCTTGATATTCCATCCGAAGACTTGAGTGGCGTGGCGCCATTACCTCCTTCCCCTACTCGTTTCTCATCTCGAATTACCCCCGAAGTGTCTCTCGACGACAAGCCTCAAGCTTCATACACTTCAGCACGGAAGGCTAGGTCTCGGCAATCTGCGGAGACTCGTTCTTCAAGTCCATGTGCTCGTGTGATTGAAGATACCCCGAAAGTTACGACCTctaagaagcagaagaaacgCCAATCAACGAAGCTTGCAACAACTCCCATCGTCATTGAAGATAGTTCCTACGAGACATCGGATGAGAGTTACCATGTGGAATCTTCTCCTATCGCTAAAGCCTCTATACCTGTTGAACCAgtcctcccccccccctctaGACGTACCACGCCGCCTCCTGAAGTGGTGACTCGAGCTTTCTCACAATCTCCTGTGAAACTTTCTTCGATGTTACCACCCAATTCTCCCACCAAAAGCCCTTCAAAACGCACCTCGTCAACGCACTCAGAGCTGCCCTCCGTTGATGAAGCTAAGACATCTAATCCTGTTGCATCTTTGCCCTCTTTGAGCAATCCTCCCCAAACACCTCGTCACTCGAATCGCCATTCTTTCAAGgttccttcttctcgacattccatcttgtctttgctatcggatgacgaagatgaggaggtTGACGAGCTGGGTCGTAACCTGGCTGCTACGCCCAGGTTGCTTAGTTCTGCAGCACAAACTACAGCACAGAAAGTTTGGAAATCTACTTCTCGCACCAGAGAGGTGTATCATACGCCAGTCAAGAAGCGACCAGCTGAGCCTATTAGTCCTGGTAGCATTATCAAGACGCCCGGTGGTACTTTGAGGGCATGTGGCGTGGATGGCTATAGATGTGGACGCGATTTTTGTTTTACGTGCTTATAG
- a CDS encoding uncharacterized protein (EggNog:ENOG41): protein MSTNELSFKIPQISSDELSEFHQSHFSNEAVSDFGQHFITLPSQEVSEDQLYEEWGEEEEEDDGLGYYEDGVKRTLTDEQIEIFRHSELRELERQREKQALAKSGTPRDASINETDTASPHGPGAPTSSRSKKKKKKKSKAVKQEPKPDLRKRTWDVVEAGLDSLDYD from the coding sequence ATGTCGACCAACGAGCTCTCATTTAAAATTCCACAGATATCAAGTGACGAACTATCGGAATTTCACCAAAGTCACTTTTCAAACGAAGCAGTTTCTGATTTTGGACAACATTTCATAACTCTTCCATCACAAGAAGTCTCCGAGGATCAGCTGTACGAGGAatggggagaggaggaagaagaggatgatggcctCGGCTACTACGAAGACGGTGTAAAACGCACCCTCACAGATGAGCAGATCGAAATATTCAGGCATTCAGAGCTAAGGGAACTCGAACGACAACGAGAAAAACAAGCTCTGGCCAAATCAGGCACGCCGCGAGATGCCTCTATAAATGAAACAGATACCGCTTCTCCCCATGGACCGGGTGCCCCCACAAGTTCtcgaagcaagaagaaaaagaaaaagaagtccAAGGCGGTAAAGCAAGAACCTAAGCCAGATTTACGGAAGCGAACCTGGGATGTTGTTGAAGCTGGGCTCGATTCACTTGACTATGATTAG
- a CDS encoding uncharacterized protein (EggNog:ENOG41) — MASPKSPNGAGRLPVYGTKEDLNDKDETAVLDFERPRFAHTKTPDLSAEQHNGRLTPNPPAVLGPFDWDDFEARYEKALVDADEQEREILKEAENLAKYFQVWSSAASAHDDERAVKRLQTRQRFVNISEEKMAQKQQHYEEVVRAFESALALLRST, encoded by the exons ATGGCTTCACCGAAATCGCCCAATGGCGCGGGCCGCCTGCCCGTCTATGGGACGAAAGAGGACCTCAACGACAAGGATGAGACAGCCGTGTTAGATTTCGAGAGACCGCGCTTTGCTCACACAAAGACGCCTGATCTATCAGCTGAACAGCATAATGGCAGGCTGACGCCAAACCCTCCTGCCGTCCTGGGTCCTTTTGATTGGGACGACTTTGAGGCGCGGTATGAAAAGGCTCTGGTTGACGCGGATGAGCAAGAGCGAGAAATCCtcaaagaagctgaaaatCTTGCCAAG TATTTCCAGGTATGGTCATCGGCTGCCTCAGCCCATGATGACGAGCGAGCGGTGAAGCGCTTACAGACGCGACAACGCTTTGTGAACATTTCTGAGGAAAAGATGGcccaaaagcagcagcatt ACGAAGAAGTTGTGCGTGCGTTTGAAAGTGCATTGGCACTCCTTCGGTCTACATAG
- a CDS encoding uncharacterized protein (EggNog:ENOG41) — protein MQTGPKYKFPNSALSSLSLRHRSLRTAPVACIIPTYILTIRRLPISASATAAIRSYDMECDICHHPHDAQRRPFFCAVDARNKIYEGRMKHLQLMLGNESLKAQIDELLDDAAKPNKHTWDEAISQRDAAEQKTDQILAAADRLRDEIKAARDEIQARKAALARRRSDLASVSTGMVERRAKQLKEVEKSIHMLKFRWSQSAEDMASTRAFLCTEAVRLYGLRRITKKGGTGRYEYHLGKIPIVDLTSMDSLSPEVISTSLAHVAHVLMLVSHYLSIRLPAEIVLPHRDYPRPTMFTIQNSYRHGDVSFPGTLLAPTPLSESPFANSHVPRPRPLFVDKSLPQLSKEDPAAYSLFLEGATLLAYDVAWLCCSQGVSVGDKTSFEDICNMGRNLHNLLMNNQLQGGAINFSMGAPGVDANNGGQNADSNQSWIGRYAHGTTYYSLASDEGTELMKSFKLPSPLKLADKLKKKLLGDAPAPDWEVLGDDEWKDEGMAGNGVFDPKAVGSRNGGTPDVRDSPRTSSSNGWMKVKSRY, from the exons ATGCAGACTGGGCCAAAGTATAAATTTCCCAACTCGGCCCTATCTTCGCTCTCCCTCCGTCATCGGTCGTTGCGGACAGCGCCAGTTGCCTGCATCATCCCGACATATATATTGACCATCCGTCGACTCCCCATCTCAGCCTCGGCAACTGCAGCAATCAGGTCCTACGATATGGAGTGCGACATCTGCCATCACCCGCATGACGCTCAGCGCCGGCCGTTCTTTTGCGCCGTAGATGCCCGCAACAAGATCTACGAGGGCCGCATGAAGCACCTGCAGCTCATGCTCGGTAATGAGTCGCTCAAGGCGCAGATCGACGAGCTCCTGGATGATGCAGCCAAACCAAACAAGCATACTTGGGATGAAGCCATTTCGCAGAGAGATGCCGCGGAGCAGAAGACTGATCAGATTCTCGCCGCCGCGGATAGGCTTCGCGACGAAATCAAGGCTGCCAGGGATGAGATCCAGGCTAGAAAGGCGGCCCTCGCTCGGCGGAGATCTGACCTAGCCTCCGTCTCTACCGGTATGGTCGAGCGTAGagccaagcagctcaaggaaGTAGAGAAGTCGATTCATATGCTCAAATTCCGATGGTCGCAAAGTGCTGAAGACATGGCCTCTACTCGTGCCTTTTTGTGCACGGAAGCTGTCCGGCTCTACGGTCTTAGAAGGATCACGAAGAAAGGCGGCACTGGGCGCTACGAATATCATCTCGGCAAGATTCCCATTGTAGATCTAACCAGCATGGACT CTCTTTCGCCCGAGGTTATCTCAACCTCTCTCGCCCATGTAGCGCATGTTCTCATGCTGGTTTCCCACTACCTTTCCATCCGCCTTCCTGCCGAGATCGTCCTCCCTCACCGCGATTACCCGCGACCAACCATGTTCACCATTCAAAATTCCTACCGCCATGGCGACGTTTCATTCCCCGGGACTCTCCTGGCTCCGACTCCCCTGTCTGAGTCCCCATTTGCCAACTCCCATGTCCCTCGACCTCGCCCTCTGTTTGTGGATAAATCTCTCCCGCAGCTCTCCAAAGAGGATCCTGCTGCCTATTCGTTGTTCCTCGAAGGCGCCACGCTGCTTGCTTATGATGTCGCTTGGCTCTGCTGTTCGCAGGGCGTGTCTGTTGGAGATAAGACTTCGTTTGAGGACATTTGCAACATGGGCCGGAACTTGCATAATTTGTTGATGAATAATCAGCTTCAAGGCGGTGCCATCAATTTTTCGATGGGCGCGCCAGGAGTAGACGCCAACAATGGAGGCCAGAATGCTGATTCGAATCAGAGCTGGATCGGCCGGTATGCTCATGGCACGACTTATTACAGCCTTGCCAGCGACGAAGGAACCGAACTGATGAAGTCTTTCAAACTGCCTAGTCCGTTGAAGCTTGCCGataagctgaagaagaagcttcttgGAGACGCGCCCGCTCCTGATTGGGAGGtccttggcgatgatgaatgGAAGGACGAAGGCATGGCGGGTAACGGGGTGTTTGATCCAAAGGCTGTGGGCAGCAGGAATGGCGGTACTCCCGATGTGAGAGACTCGCCGCGGACTAGTAGCTCAAATGGGTGGATGAAGGTCAAGAGTAGATACTAG